The proteins below come from a single Chryseobacterium capnotolerans genomic window:
- a CDS encoding IMPACT family protein, protein MTFEYKTIEKPIENTLLKEKGSKFIGFAFPVTNEKELKAALEKIREEHPKATHHCYAFRMGLNGENYRANDDGEPSGSAGLPIYNQLLANEITNVLVISVRYYGGTKLGVSGLVKAYKESAKITLEEAHIITRELETEIEIQFNFNQQNIIFTLLSKYDAKVLNFDANENCILTASLKLAQKESISEKLSEMQHVSFEFND, encoded by the coding sequence ATGACGTTCGAATACAAAACCATAGAAAAACCCATAGAAAATACTTTATTAAAAGAAAAAGGAAGCAAGTTTATCGGATTTGCCTTCCCGGTTACCAATGAAAAGGAGCTCAAAGCTGCATTGGAAAAGATCAGGGAAGAACATCCAAAAGCAACACACCATTGCTATGCTTTCAGAATGGGTTTGAATGGTGAAAATTACAGAGCTAATGATGATGGTGAGCCTTCGGGAAGTGCCGGACTTCCTATTTACAACCAGCTCTTAGCCAATGAAATAACCAATGTACTTGTTATTTCAGTTCGTTATTATGGTGGAACAAAACTAGGGGTTTCAGGTTTAGTAAAAGCCTATAAAGAATCTGCCAAGATCACTTTAGAAGAAGCCCATATTATTACCAGAGAATTGGAAACAGAAATTGAAATTCAGTTCAACTTTAACCAGCAAAACATTATTTTTACTTTACTCTCAAAATATGATGCTAAGGTTTTAAATTTCGATGCCAACGAAAATTGTATCCTTACCGCTTCATTAAAACTGGCACAAAAAGAAAGTATTTCTGAAAAACTATCAGAGATGCAACATGTTTCATTTGAGTTCAATGATTAA